Proteins encoded together in one Luteimonas fraxinea window:
- a CDS encoding glycine betaine ABC transporter substrate-binding protein, giving the protein MFVCGGVFAAPVVVGSKNFTEGVLLGEIATQAGREAGADVRHQRQLGGTRILWRALQDGSIDAYAEYTGTLADELLQMPGADVAAMQTALAREGLAMTAPLGFDNSYALGMRRAHAAGLGIRTLSDLRAHPKLRLGLSNEFMSRADGWPGLRDAYALPQSPDGLDHDLAYRALANGAIDATDLYRTDAEIPYHDLVVLRDDRQYFPSYAAVYLYRSDLAQRAPALRDALHRLEGRIDAATMQRLNARVKLDREVEAAVAADWLGLEAPESDGRVARIWQRTREHLALVGISLGAALLVALPLGILAARRPRLGQAVLALTGVLQTLPSLAVFVFMIPLFGIGAGPAIAALFLYSLLPIVRNTHAGLTGIPLELRETAAAIGLPAGTRLWRVELPLALRTILAGIKTAAVINVGTATLGALIGAGGYGQPILTGIRLDDIGLILEGAVPAALLALAVQGVFEIAERVLTPRGLRLAARR; this is encoded by the coding sequence ATGTTCGTGTGTGGCGGTGTGTTCGCCGCGCCGGTCGTCGTCGGTTCGAAGAACTTCACCGAAGGCGTACTGCTCGGCGAGATCGCGACCCAGGCCGGTCGCGAGGCCGGCGCGGATGTGCGGCATCAGCGCCAGCTCGGTGGCACCCGCATCCTGTGGCGCGCGCTGCAGGACGGCAGCATCGACGCCTACGCCGAGTACACCGGCACGCTCGCCGACGAACTGCTGCAGATGCCGGGCGCCGATGTCGCGGCAATGCAGACGGCGCTCGCGCGCGAAGGCCTGGCGATGACCGCACCGCTCGGCTTCGACAACAGCTACGCGCTGGGCATGCGCCGCGCGCACGCGGCCGGACTCGGCATCCGCACGCTGTCGGACCTGCGCGCGCATCCCAAGCTGCGGCTCGGGCTGAGCAACGAGTTTATGTCGCGGGCCGACGGCTGGCCCGGTCTGCGCGACGCGTATGCGCTGCCGCAGTCGCCCGATGGTCTCGATCACGACCTGGCCTATCGCGCACTCGCCAACGGCGCGATCGACGCGACCGATCTCTACCGCACCGACGCCGAGATTCCGTATCACGACCTCGTCGTGTTGCGCGACGACCGCCAGTACTTCCCGTCCTACGCGGCGGTCTATCTCTACCGCAGCGATCTGGCGCAACGCGCGCCGGCGTTGCGCGACGCACTGCATAGACTGGAAGGGCGCATCGATGCGGCAACGATGCAGCGGCTCAACGCACGCGTGAAGCTCGACCGCGAAGTGGAAGCTGCCGTCGCGGCCGACTGGCTGGGGCTGGAAGCGCCCGAGAGCGACGGCCGCGTCGCCCGCATCTGGCAGCGCACGCGCGAGCATCTCGCGCTGGTCGGCATCTCGCTCGGCGCCGCGCTGCTGGTCGCCTTGCCGCTGGGCATTCTCGCCGCGCGTCGACCGCGTCTCGGACAGGCCGTGCTCGCGCTGACCGGTGTGCTGCAGACGCTGCCGTCGCTGGCGGTGTTCGTCTTCATGATTCCGCTGTTCGGCATCGGCGCCGGCCCGGCAATCGCCGCGCTATTTCTCTACAGCCTGCTGCCGATCGTGCGCAACACGCATGCGGGACTGACCGGCATTCCCCTCGAGTTGCGCGAGACCGCCGCGGCGATCGGCCTGCCGGCCGGTACGCGTTTATGGCGCGTCGAGCTGCCGCTCGCCTTGCGCACGATCCTCGCCGGCATCAAGACCGCGGCGGTGATCAATGTCGGCACCGCGACGCTCGGCGCACTGATCGGCGCGGGCGGTTACGGCCAGCCGATCCTGACCGGCATCCGCCTCGACGACATCGGCCTGATCCTCGAAGGCGCCGTGCCGGCGGCGCTGCTCGCGCTGGCGGTGCAGGGCGTGTTCGAGATCGCCGAGCGCGTGCTCACGCCGCGCGGATTGCGATTGGCTGCGCGGCGCTGA
- a CDS encoding ATP-binding cassette domain-containing protein — protein MFELHQVHRRFGATVGLDGIDLRIAPGETTALIGPSGAGKSTLLRLLIGLEWPDAGEVRFEGMALRRDALLAHRRRIGYVIQEGGLFPHLDAIGNVGLLPRTLGWSSARITTRASELAALCRLPDDALRRYPAELSGGQRQRVGLIRALMLDPDVLLLDEPLGALDPIVRFDLQAEMRALFERLGKTVVLVTHDVAEAAWFADTIVLLRDGRIVQQGAPRTLLDAPAEPFVRAFMTAQRSVEDAA, from the coding sequence ATGTTCGAACTCCACCAGGTGCACCGCCGCTTCGGCGCGACCGTCGGTCTCGACGGCATCGATCTGCGCATTGCGCCGGGCGAAACGACGGCGCTGATCGGCCCGAGTGGGGCCGGCAAGTCGACGCTGCTGCGCCTGCTGATCGGCCTCGAGTGGCCGGATGCCGGCGAAGTGCGGTTCGAGGGCATGGCGCTGCGTCGCGACGCGCTGCTTGCGCACCGGCGGCGCATCGGCTACGTGATCCAGGAAGGCGGGCTGTTTCCGCATCTCGATGCGATCGGCAACGTCGGTCTGCTGCCACGCACCCTGGGCTGGTCGTCGGCGCGCATCACCACGCGTGCGAGCGAACTCGCCGCCCTGTGCCGTCTGCCGGACGATGCCTTGCGACGCTATCCGGCGGAACTGTCGGGCGGTCAGCGGCAGCGCGTGGGCCTGATCCGCGCCTTGATGCTCGACCCCGACGTGCTGTTGCTCGACGAGCCACTGGGCGCGCTCGATCCCATCGTCCGGTTCGACCTGCAGGCCGAGATGCGCGCGCTGTTCGAGCGCCTCGGCAAGACCGTGGTGCTGGTGACCCACGATGTCGCCGAGGCCGCGTGGTTCGCCGACACCATCGTGCTGCTGCGCGACGGACGCATCGTCCAGCAGGGCGCGCCGCGGACGTTGCTCGATGCACCGGCCGAACCGTTCGTGCGCGCCTTCATGACCGCGCAGCGCAGCGTCGAGGACGCCGCGTGA
- a CDS encoding M28 family peptidase: MSRPVLTVACAVLLVACGGRDSDAAVQAQTAPGAPMPPAAVVANETPAGQRIEADVRVLADDAMAGRETGTLGFDSAAEHVARRFAESGLQPAGDDGGWFQRVPLVRAVADPAAATLSVSRNGRTIALRPNDQFLPMPDFNAAEGDVAAPAVFVGQAIHAPELGHDDFAGVELQGRIAIVFGGAPRGFEPNPQAHYASLHTKIEAVVARGAVGLVLVNTVDDEAGLPWTRSVAQAGRPAMRLRDADDRPVDAPAQLRASMRVAATAADLVFADGPRTAAQLFEAARAGTLEPFALPGTLTLRTRTRIDTLESRNVLGVLPGRDTTRAGESIVHTAHLDHIGTGTPVDGDAIYNGALDNALGVAILIEAARTLAEDDTAPARSTLFAALTAEEQGLLGAEWLARHPPVSAGKLVANLNIDMPILTAPTRDIVAIGSEHSTLSAAVTQAASEVGVEVSPDPFPEEVAFVRSDQYAFVRAGIPALYLDAGVAPANDNQKPKIAATWFLRNCYHQPCDQVDLPIQYGDAARMAQVVVALTRIVGDAEAPPRWNDGDFFGTRFGGRPAR; this comes from the coding sequence ATGTCCCGTCCCGTTCTGACCGTCGCCTGCGCGGTGTTGCTGGTCGCCTGCGGAGGTCGCGACAGCGACGCGGCGGTGCAGGCGCAGACCGCGCCGGGTGCGCCGATGCCGCCGGCCGCCGTGGTCGCCAACGAGACGCCCGCCGGACAACGGATCGAGGCCGACGTGCGTGTGCTGGCCGACGATGCGATGGCCGGGCGCGAGACCGGAACCCTAGGTTTCGACAGCGCCGCCGAGCACGTCGCGCGTCGCTTCGCCGAGAGTGGTCTGCAGCCGGCCGGTGACGACGGTGGCTGGTTCCAGCGCGTGCCGCTGGTGCGCGCGGTTGCGGACCCGGCCGCAGCGACGCTCTCGGTGTCGCGCAACGGCCGCACGATCGCACTGCGGCCGAACGACCAGTTCCTGCCGATGCCGGATTTCAACGCGGCCGAGGGCGACGTCGCCGCGCCGGCGGTGTTCGTCGGCCAGGCGATCCACGCGCCGGAACTCGGCCACGACGACTTTGCCGGTGTCGAGCTGCAGGGCCGCATCGCCATCGTGTTCGGCGGCGCGCCGCGTGGCTTCGAGCCGAATCCGCAGGCGCACTACGCCAGCCTGCACACCAAGATCGAAGCGGTGGTCGCGCGCGGCGCGGTCGGTCTGGTGCTGGTCAATACCGTCGACGATGAAGCCGGCCTGCCGTGGACGCGCAGCGTCGCGCAGGCGGGACGTCCGGCGATGCGCCTGCGTGATGCCGACGATCGCCCGGTCGATGCGCCGGCGCAGTTGCGCGCGAGCATGCGCGTGGCCGCGACCGCCGCCGATCTGGTCTTCGCCGACGGCCCGCGTACGGCCGCGCAACTGTTCGAGGCTGCGCGTGCCGGCACGCTCGAACCCTTCGCGCTGCCGGGCACGCTGACGCTGCGCACGCGCACCCGTATCGACACGCTCGAATCGCGCAACGTGCTCGGCGTGCTGCCGGGCCGCGACACCACGCGCGCCGGCGAGTCGATCGTGCACACCGCGCATCTCGACCACATCGGCACCGGCACGCCGGTCGATGGCGACGCGATCTACAACGGTGCGCTCGACAACGCGCTGGGCGTCGCGATCCTGATCGAGGCCGCGCGCACGCTGGCCGAGGACGATACCGCGCCGGCGCGCAGCACGCTGTTCGCTGCGCTCACCGCGGAGGAGCAGGGCCTGCTCGGCGCCGAATGGCTGGCGCGACATCCGCCGGTGTCGGCCGGCAAACTCGTCGCCAATCTCAATATCGACATGCCGATCCTGACCGCGCCGACGCGCGACATCGTCGCGATCGGCAGCGAGCATTCCACGCTGTCGGCCGCGGTGACACAGGCCGCTAGCGAAGTGGGGGTCGAGGTCTCGCCCGATCCGTTCCCGGAAGAAGTCGCGTTCGTGCGCAGCGACCAGTACGCCTTCGTGCGCGCCGGGATTCCCGCGCTGTATCTCGATGCCGGCGTCGCGCCCGCCAACGACAATCAGAAGCCCAAGATCGCGGCGACCTGGTTCCTGCGCAACTGCTACCACCAGCCCTGTGACCAGGTGGATCTGCCGATCCAATACGGCGACGCCGCGCGCATGGCGCAGGTCGTGGTCGCGCTGACGCGCATCGTTGGCGATGCCGAAGCCCCGCCGCGCTGGAACGACGGCGACTTCTTCGGTACGCGTTTCGGCGGTCGTCCCGCGCGTTGA
- a CDS encoding patatin-like phospholipase family protein: protein MRLRTPFRHARTALLVAGLCVLAACGRDDVRPTPPVAVQPTTPAAVAPRPQPVRIGLALGGGAAKGFAHIGVIKMLEANGIKADVVAGTSAGSVVGALYASGMDPFRMQERAVALDESSIRDVRLFSGGLVQGVALQNYVNQEVGNRTLDRMRIPFAAVATRLETGDRIVFVRGNTGQAVRASSSVPGVFEPVKIGDRHYVDGGVVSPVPVDAAKQLGADLVIAVDISSKASGTMPGSMLGIVNQSIAIMGQNLGRQELARADVVIRPQVNDIGPASFEQRNAAILQGERAALAAMPQIRAKIAELERARAAARTPVKPVEPEPVDIDCGDSWVRRLNPFAKERAC from the coding sequence ATGCGTCTCCGCACCCCGTTCCGCCATGCGCGTACCGCGCTGCTCGTCGCCGGCCTGTGCGTGCTCGCGGCCTGTGGTCGTGACGACGTGCGTCCGACGCCGCCGGTCGCGGTGCAGCCGACGACACCCGCAGCGGTCGCACCGCGCCCGCAACCGGTGCGCATCGGCCTTGCGCTCGGCGGCGGCGCGGCGAAGGGCTTCGCGCACATCGGCGTGATCAAGATGCTCGAGGCCAACGGCATCAAGGCCGATGTCGTGGCGGGCACCAGCGCAGGCAGCGTTGTCGGCGCGCTGTACGCGAGCGGTATGGATCCCTTCCGGATGCAGGAACGCGCCGTCGCGCTCGACGAGTCCAGCATCCGCGACGTGCGTCTGTTCTCCGGCGGTCTGGTGCAGGGCGTCGCGTTGCAGAACTACGTCAACCAGGAAGTCGGCAACCGCACGCTCGACCGCATGCGCATTCCGTTCGCCGCTGTCGCAACGCGCTTGGAAACCGGCGACCGCATCGTGTTTGTGCGCGGCAACACCGGCCAGGCGGTGCGCGCGTCGAGCAGCGTGCCCGGCGTATTCGAGCCGGTAAAGATCGGCGACCGGCATTACGTCGACGGCGGCGTCGTCAGTCCGGTGCCGGTGGACGCGGCCAAGCAGCTCGGCGCCGATCTCGTGATCGCGGTCGACATCTCCAGCAAGGCCAGCGGCACGATGCCCGGCAGCATGCTCGGCATCGTCAACCAGTCGATCGCGATCATGGGCCAGAACCTCGGCCGCCAGGAGCTCGCGCGCGCCGACGTGGTGATCCGTCCGCAGGTCAACGACATCGGTCCGGCGAGTTTCGAGCAGCGCAACGCGGCGATCCTGCAGGGCGAACGCGCCGCGCTGGCGGCGATGCCGCAGATCCGCGCGAAGATCGCCGAACTCGAGCGCGCCCGCGCCGCCGCGCGCACGCCGGTCAAGCCGGTGGAACCGGAACCGGTCGACATCGACTGCGGCGACAGCTGGGTGCGTCGCCTCAATCCGTTCGCGAAGGAACGCGCCTGCTGA
- a CDS encoding DNA ligase, producing the protein MPLRHAPRSPSVALLLLLLCALSTPLQANTPTPPALMLARDLGTTPIDVPAYFVSEKLDGVRARWDGRALWTRGGHRIATPPGFVQGWPDTPMDGELWIARNRFDVVSGIARSTRPDPAAWEAVRFMVFDLPAHPGPFAERVAAMRTLVAQTAHPQLRMVEQNRVASRAALDARLAQVVAAGGEGLMLHHADARYGVGRSNALLKLKPHDDAEARVLAHAPGKGKYTGMLGALVVEHHDGRQFRIGTGFTDAQRADPPPLGSWVTYRYNGLTSTGLPRFTRFLRIRDDMPP; encoded by the coding sequence ATGCCGCTCCGCCACGCACCCCGAAGTCCATCCGTCGCACTGCTGCTCCTGCTGCTGTGCGCGCTCTCGACGCCGCTGCAGGCCAACACCCCGACGCCGCCGGCGCTGATGCTTGCGCGCGATCTCGGCACCACGCCGATCGACGTGCCGGCCTACTTCGTCAGCGAGAAACTCGATGGCGTGCGCGCCCGCTGGGATGGGCGTGCGCTGTGGACGCGGGGCGGCCATCGCATCGCGACGCCGCCGGGCTTCGTGCAGGGCTGGCCGGACACACCGATGGACGGCGAGCTGTGGATCGCGCGCAACCGGTTCGACGTCGTCAGCGGCATCGCACGCAGCACGCGGCCCGATCCCGCGGCGTGGGAGGCGGTGCGCTTCATGGTGTTCGATCTGCCCGCACATCCGGGACCGTTTGCCGAACGTGTCGCGGCGATGCGGACGCTGGTCGCGCAGACCGCACATCCGCAGCTGCGCATGGTCGAACAGAACCGCGTCGCATCGCGCGCGGCACTCGATGCACGTCTGGCGCAGGTCGTCGCAGCCGGCGGCGAAGGCCTGATGCTGCACCACGCCGATGCGCGCTACGGCGTCGGCCGCAGCAACGCGTTGCTGAAACTCAAGCCGCACGACGATGCCGAAGCCCGCGTGCTCGCGCATGCGCCCGGTAAAGGCAAGTACACCGGCATGCTCGGCGCGCTCGTCGTCGAACATCACGACGGCCGCCAGTTCCGTATCGGCACCGGCTTCACCGATGCGCAACGCGCCGATCCACCGCCCCTCGGCAGCTGGGTCACGTATCGCTACAACGGACTGACGTCGACCGGTCTGCCGCGCTTCACGCGCTTCCTGCGCATCCGCGACGACATGCCCCCCTGA
- a CDS encoding phosphomannomutase/phosphoglucomutase: protein MSEKEPRQAGAVLAQLRQAAPLLAVLLVLLALWFAWNGWQQLRGEQRTAAAEQGRDAAVAATQQSLGAELKRIDTRIADAAVQRALATGDLAAAGTALAADWPQLEAATIVPADLKDAYAGLDAGGFGRLSALEAALVEDRAVLAIAQIDGAPRVLIAAPARVDTRLVGVALAQLPMALATAGLEAAPLDGATYLALRQGNHTLLSRGDEGLSNVAARMAQPIPGTPLRIAAAVPRVDTPLLGLGAIPLLAGAGVFLLLAVVAFRLPRGATSVSRVEDTTPTFAEALRTPAEGVEGEDGIAPPPVPVRSEAPKKKAAPSSVILDPSIFRAYDIRGVVGTTLDAGVAELIGQAVGSLMREQDLADIVVGRDGRLSGPDLVAGLIAGLRKAGRNVIDIGMAPTPLIYFGAYHLRTGCCISVTGSHNPPDYNGFKIVVGGETLSGDAITDLHTRVADDRLHTAPQPGAVSERDISEDYVRRIADDIQIARPLKIVIDAGNGVAGELGPRVLEAIGAEVVPLYCDIDGTFPNHHPDPSEPQNLEDLVRTVQRFDADLGIAFDGDGDRLGVVTKDGENIFADRLLMLFAADVLERNPGAMIVFDVKCTGRLPGHVLRHGGSPLMWKTGHSLIKAKMRETGAELAGEMSGHFFFAERWYGFDDGIYAAARLLEILALDDDPSAVLKALPNGISTPEIKVLAPNDDPHSFVARVQAESAFDGARLSTIDGVRADWPDGWGLVRASNTTPVLVLRFDADTRDALVRIQQTFRAQLLAIDPDLVLPF, encoded by the coding sequence ATGAGCGAGAAGGAACCGCGACAGGCGGGTGCAGTGCTGGCGCAGCTGCGCCAAGCCGCGCCATTGCTGGCCGTGCTGCTGGTGTTGCTGGCGCTGTGGTTCGCCTGGAACGGCTGGCAGCAGCTGCGCGGCGAGCAGCGCACCGCCGCCGCCGAACAGGGACGTGACGCCGCGGTCGCCGCGACGCAGCAGTCGCTCGGCGCGGAACTCAAGCGCATCGACACGCGCATCGCCGATGCCGCCGTGCAGCGCGCGCTGGCGACGGGCGACCTCGCCGCAGCCGGCACCGCACTCGCCGCCGACTGGCCGCAGCTCGAAGCCGCGACCATCGTGCCGGCCGACCTCAAGGATGCTTACGCGGGCCTGGACGCCGGTGGCTTCGGTCGTCTGTCCGCGCTCGAGGCGGCGCTGGTCGAGGACCGCGCCGTGCTCGCGATCGCCCAGATCGACGGCGCGCCGCGCGTGCTGATCGCCGCGCCGGCGCGTGTCGACACGCGCCTGGTCGGTGTCGCCCTCGCACAGCTGCCGATGGCGCTTGCGACCGCCGGTCTCGAAGCCGCGCCGCTGGACGGGGCGACCTATCTCGCGCTCCGTCAGGGCAACCACACGCTCCTTTCGCGCGGCGACGAAGGCCTGTCCAACGTCGCGGCGCGCATGGCCCAGCCGATCCCCGGCACGCCGCTGCGCATCGCCGCCGCCGTGCCGCGTGTCGACACGCCGCTGCTCGGCCTCGGTGCGATTCCGCTGCTCGCCGGCGCAGGTGTGTTTCTGCTGCTCGCGGTGGTGGCGTTCCGCCTGCCGCGCGGCGCCACATCGGTCAGCAGGGTCGAAGACACGACGCCGACGTTCGCCGAAGCGTTGCGTACGCCGGCAGAAGGTGTCGAAGGCGAGGACGGCATCGCGCCGCCGCCTGTGCCAGTGCGCAGCGAGGCGCCGAAAAAGAAGGCCGCGCCGTCGTCGGTAATCCTCGATCCGTCGATCTTCCGCGCCTACGACATCCGCGGCGTGGTCGGCACGACGCTGGACGCGGGCGTCGCCGAACTGATCGGCCAGGCCGTCGGCTCGCTGATGCGCGAACAGGATCTGGCCGACATCGTCGTCGGCCGCGACGGCCGCCTGTCGGGTCCGGATCTCGTCGCCGGTCTGATCGCCGGTCTGCGCAAGGCCGGCCGCAACGTCATCGACATCGGCATGGCGCCGACGCCGCTGATCTACTTCGGCGCGTATCACCTGCGCACCGGTTGCTGCATCTCGGTGACCGGCAGCCACAACCCGCCGGACTACAACGGCTTCAAGATCGTCGTCGGCGGCGAAACGCTGTCGGGCGATGCGATCACCGATCTGCACACGCGCGTCGCCGACGACCGCCTGCACACGGCGCCGCAGCCGGGCGCGGTGTCCGAGCGCGACATCAGCGAGGACTACGTGCGGCGCATCGCCGACGACATCCAGATCGCGCGTCCGCTGAAGATCGTCATCGATGCCGGAAACGGTGTGGCCGGTGAACTCGGTCCGCGTGTGCTGGAGGCGATCGGCGCCGAAGTCGTGCCGCTGTATTGCGACATCGACGGCACGTTCCCGAACCACCATCCCGATCCGAGCGAGCCGCAGAACCTCGAAGACCTGGTGCGCACGGTGCAGCGTTTCGACGCCGATCTGGGCATCGCGTTCGATGGCGACGGCGACCGCCTCGGCGTGGTCACCAAGGACGGCGAGAACATCTTCGCCGACCGCCTGCTGATGCTGTTCGCGGCCGATGTGCTGGAACGCAATCCGGGCGCGATGATCGTCTTCGACGTGAAGTGCACCGGCCGCCTGCCCGGCCATGTACTGCGCCACGGCGGCAGCCCGCTGATGTGGAAGACCGGCCACTCGCTGATCAAGGCCAAGATGCGCGAGACCGGCGCCGAACTGGCAGGCGAGATGAGCGGCCACTTCTTCTTCGCCGAGCGCTGGTACGGCTTCGACGACGGCATCTACGCCGCCGCGCGTCTGCTCGAGATCCTCGCGCTCGACGACGATCCGTCGGCGGTGCTCAAGGCACTGCCCAACGGCATCTCGACACCCGAGATCAAGGTGCTCGCGCCCAACGACGATCCGCACAGCTTCGTCGCCCGCGTGCAGGCCGAATCCGCATTCGACGGCGCGCGCCTGTCGACGATCGACGGCGTGCGCGCCGACTGGCCGGACGGCTGGGGCCTGGTGCGCGCATCGAACACCACGCCGGTGCTGGTGCTGCGCTTCGACGCCGACACCCGCGACGCGCTCGTGCGCATCCAGCAGACCTTCCGCGCGCAGCTGCTGGCGATTGATCCCGATCTGGTGTTGCCCTTCTAA
- the dut gene encoding dUTP diphosphatase, with the protein MSTAATHHVLDVRVLDARFGQQWPLPAYATDGSAGLDLRAALDEPLTLLPGDVSLLPSGLSIHIGDSGLCAVVLPRSGLGHKHGIVLGNGTGLIDADYQGPLMISIWNRGKDAFTIEPGDRIAQLVMLPVVRATLNVVDTFAETTRGAGGFGHSGVR; encoded by the coding sequence ATGAGTACTGCCGCCACGCACCATGTCCTCGACGTCCGCGTGCTCGACGCGCGCTTCGGTCAGCAGTGGCCGCTGCCGGCCTACGCCACCGACGGCAGCGCCGGTCTCGACCTGCGCGCCGCGCTCGACGAACCGCTGACGTTGCTGCCGGGCGATGTATCGCTGCTGCCGTCGGGCCTGTCGATCCACATCGGCGATTCCGGCCTCTGCGCCGTGGTGCTGCCGCGCTCGGGCCTGGGCCACAAGCACGGCATCGTGCTCGGCAACGGCACCGGCCTGATCGACGCCGACTACCAGGGCCCGCTGATGATCAGCATCTGGAATCGCGGCAAAGACGCCTTCACGATCGAGCCGGGCGACCGGATTGCGCAGCTGGTCATGCTTCCGGTCGTGCGGGCGACCCTGAATGTGGTGGATACTTTCGCCGAAACCACGCGCGGGGCCGGGGGGTTCGGCCATTCCGGCGTGCGCTGA
- the radC gene encoding RadC family protein, which produces MHIREWPAGERPREKLLGQGAAALSDAELLAIFLGSGLRGQDAVATARQLLAAHGPLRTLIERGAAGLAALPGLGPARACALTAALELGNRVLAADLARGEAMTDPTAAGRYFSQRLRGFAHEVFAVLFLDSRHRALAFEELFRGTIDGAEVHPREVVRRALAHNAAAVIVGHNHPSGSREPSAADRAVTAQLKQALSLVDVRLLDHFVVGDGAAVSLAARGWV; this is translated from the coding sequence ATGCACATCCGCGAATGGCCGGCCGGCGAACGGCCGCGCGAGAAACTGCTGGGCCAAGGCGCGGCCGCCTTGTCGGACGCCGAGCTGCTGGCGATCTTCCTCGGCTCGGGCCTGCGCGGGCAGGACGCGGTGGCGACCGCGCGACAACTGCTCGCAGCGCACGGGCCACTGCGCACGCTGATCGAACGCGGCGCGGCCGGCCTCGCCGCGCTGCCCGGCCTCGGTCCCGCACGCGCCTGCGCGCTGACCGCGGCGCTGGAACTCGGCAACCGCGTGCTCGCCGCCGACCTCGCGCGCGGCGAGGCGATGACCGACCCCACTGCCGCCGGCCGCTACTTCTCGCAGCGCCTGCGCGGCTTCGCCCACGAGGTGTTCGCGGTGCTGTTTCTCGACAGCAGACACCGCGCGCTGGCGTTCGAGGAACTGTTCCGCGGCACGATCGACGGCGCCGAAGTGCATCCGCGCGAAGTCGTGCGCCGCGCGCTGGCGCACAACGCGGCGGCTGTGATCGTGGGCCACAACCATCCCAGCGGCAGCCGCGAACCCAGCGCCGCCGATCGCGCAGTCACCGCGCAGCTCAAGCAGGCGCTGTCGCTGGTCGACGTACGGCTGCTCGATCATTTCGTCGTCGGCGATGGCGCAGCGGTATCGCTGGCCGCGCGGGGCTGGGTCTGA